Proteins co-encoded in one Vibrio fortis genomic window:
- the rlmE gene encoding 23S rRNA (uridine(2552)-2'-O)-methyltransferase RlmE, whose amino-acid sequence MSKQKHSASSGRWLKEHFDDKYANEARKKGYRSRAYFKMEEIQTKDKLLSPGMTVVDLGAAPGGWSQYAAKIVGDSGQIIACDLLPMDPIAGVSFLQGDFREDAVLEALLDRIQPDMVDVVMSDMAPNIAGNNSVDQPRAMYLVELALDMCRQVLATNGSFVVKVFQGEGFDQYVKDVREMFKTVKVRKPDSSRARSREVFIVATGYKG is encoded by the coding sequence ATGAGCAAACAGAAACATTCGGCCAGTTCAGGCCGTTGGTTGAAGGAACACTTCGACGATAAATACGCGAATGAAGCCCGTAAGAAAGGCTACCGTTCACGTGCTTACTTCAAAATGGAAGAGATTCAAACTAAAGACAAATTGCTGTCTCCGGGCATGACTGTTGTCGATTTAGGGGCGGCGCCTGGCGGGTGGTCTCAATATGCTGCTAAGATTGTAGGTGACAGTGGTCAAATCATTGCATGTGACTTATTACCTATGGACCCAATCGCAGGTGTGAGCTTCTTGCAAGGTGATTTCAGAGAGGATGCAGTACTAGAAGCTTTATTAGATAGGATCCAACCGGACATGGTGGACGTAGTAATGTCTGATATGGCTCCGAATATCGCAGGCAACAACTCTGTAGATCAACCGAGAGCTATGTATTTAGTTGAATTAGCGTTGGATATGTGTCGACAAGTTCTAGCTACCAATGGTAGTTTTGTTGTTAAAGTATTCCAAGGCGAAGGGTTCGATCAATACGTTAAAGACGTCCGCGAGATGTTTAAAACGGTAAAAGTGAGAAAACCCGATTCTTCACGAGCTCGTTCCCGTGAAGTGTTTATTGTAGCCACTGGTTACAAAGGTTAA
- the yhbY gene encoding ribosome assembly RNA-binding protein YhbY has protein sequence MNLSTKQKQHLKGLAHSLKPVVLMGANGLTEAVLAEIEIALDHHELIKIKVASEDRETKQLIIDAIVRETKAEKVQTIGKVLVLFRQSEERKIEIPRK, from the coding sequence ATGAACCTAAGTACCAAACAAAAGCAGCATCTAAAGGGCCTAGCTCACAGTTTAAAACCTGTTGTGCTAATGGGCGCAAATGGACTTACTGAAGCTGTTCTAGCGGAAATCGAAATCGCTCTAGACCACCACGAACTGATCAAGATTAAAGTTGCATCAGAAGACCGTGAAACTAAACAGCTGATTATCGACGCCATCGTACGTGAGACTAAAGCAGAAAAAGTACAAACTATCGGTAAAGTGCTTGTGCTATTCCGCCAGTCTGAAGAACGTAAAATCGAGATTCCACGTAAGTAA
- the greA gene encoding transcription elongation factor GreA, with protein MEKVPMTVRGAQQLREELERLLKQRPIISAAIGEARELGDLKENAEYHAAREEQGICEAQIRDIEYKLSVAQIIDVTQMENTGKIIFGTTVTLIDVDTDEEVRYQIVSEDEADIKTGRISVKSPIARGLIGKMEGDEVMISTPGGEKDFEIDKVEYI; from the coding sequence ATGGAAAAGGTTCCAATGACAGTACGTGGCGCGCAGCAGCTACGTGAAGAATTAGAGCGCTTACTAAAACAGCGTCCAATCATCTCAGCAGCGATCGGTGAAGCTCGTGAACTGGGTGACTTAAAAGAGAATGCGGAATACCACGCTGCTCGTGAAGAGCAGGGTATCTGTGAAGCGCAGATTCGTGATATCGAATACAAGCTATCTGTGGCTCAAATCATCGATGTTACACAGATGGAAAACACAGGTAAGATTATCTTCGGTACGACCGTAACGCTAATCGACGTAGATACAGACGAAGAAGTTCGCTACCAAATCGTTTCTGAAGATGAAGCGGACATCAAAACTGGCCGTATCTCTGTGAAATCACCAATCGCTCGTGGTCTTATCGGTAAGATGGAAGGCGACGAAGTAATGATTTCAACGCCAGGTGGCGAGAAAGATTTTGAAATTGATAAAGTAGAGTACATCTAA
- a CDS encoding porin yields the protein MNKTMIALAVSAAALATGANASELYNQDGTSLEMGGRAEARLSMKDGKAQDNSRVRLNFLGQVEIQDGLYGVGFYEGEFTTAENGEGTDKNSDSLTNRYAYAGLGGAFGEVTYGKNDGALGVITDFTDIMAYHGNSAAMKINAADRADNMLSYKGQFQDLSVKASYRFADRVGLQADGTVAGEGDTVASYSDNSADGYSLSGIYAIGETGIKVGAGYASQYSGDDAQDEFMLAGSYTMGDLYFAGVYTDGQLAKNDGDYTGYELAAAYTMGQTVFTTTYNNAETDGDTSADNIAVDATYYFKPNFRGYVSYNFNMISKGDTLGSVGAVNGKATSADAEDEIALGLRYDF from the coding sequence ATGAACAAGACTATGATCGCGCTTGCTGTATCAGCTGCAGCTCTTGCAACTGGTGCTAACGCTTCTGAGCTATACAACCAAGACGGTACTTCTCTAGAAATGGGCGGCCGTGCTGAAGCTCGTCTATCTATGAAAGATGGCAAAGCACAAGACAACTCTCGTGTACGTCTAAACTTCCTTGGTCAAGTTGAAATCCAAGACGGCCTATACGGTGTTGGTTTCTACGAAGGTGAGTTCACAACAGCTGAAAACGGCGAAGGCACAGATAAAAACAGCGACAGCCTAACTAACCGTTATGCATACGCTGGTCTAGGCGGTGCATTCGGTGAAGTAACTTACGGTAAGAACGACGGCGCACTAGGCGTAATCACAGACTTCACGGATATCATGGCTTACCACGGTAACTCTGCAGCAATGAAGATTAACGCTGCTGATCGTGCAGACAACATGTTGTCTTACAAAGGTCAATTCCAAGACCTAAGCGTAAAAGCAAGCTACCGTTTTGCAGACCGTGTAGGCCTACAAGCTGACGGAACTGTTGCGGGTGAAGGTGATACAGTAGCAAGCTACTCAGACAATAGCGCTGACGGTTACTCTCTATCTGGTATCTACGCAATCGGCGAAACTGGCATTAAAGTAGGTGCTGGTTACGCTAGCCAATACTCAGGTGACGATGCACAAGACGAGTTCATGCTTGCTGGTTCTTACACTATGGGCGACCTATACTTCGCAGGTGTATACACTGATGGCCAACTAGCAAAAAATGACGGTGACTACACTGGTTACGAGCTAGCAGCGGCTTACACTATGGGTCAAACTGTATTCACAACTACATACAACAACGCTGAAACTGACGGTGATACATCAGCTGACAACATCGCTGTAGACGCAACTTACTACTTCAAGCCTAACTTCCGTGGCTACGTATCATACAACTTCAACATGATCTCTAAAGGCGATACTCTAGGTTCAGTTGGTGCTGTAAACGGTAAAGCAACGTCTGCAGATGCTGAAGATGAGATTGCTCTAGGTCTACGTTACGACTTCTAA